In Carassius gibelio isolate Cgi1373 ecotype wild population from Czech Republic chromosome B4, carGib1.2-hapl.c, whole genome shotgun sequence, one DNA window encodes the following:
- the LOC127956970 gene encoding forkhead box protein M1 isoform X1, with amino-acid sequence MRESPRRPIILKRRKLPFQKSGSDAGCDEADGPCCKTTPTPSIARCFPDGIRMMDHPTMPDTQVVVIPKAADLQSIISALTAKGKECGPQGRNKFILLSGSTSLEESKTLGCLSTEPKGDLQKVKKETECFPLDDSLTNIHWLGKMSSDGLGSESNQKCTSTDNPSDCHQQPKAPEKEKDPLSERPPYSYMAMIQFAINSKKNRQMTLKEIYTWIEDHFPYFRNVAKPGWKNSIRHNLSLHDMFVRETSLDGKISYWTIRPEANRCLTLDQVYKPLVGPVTPTCPQIPQVGFIQQQKRGPPELKKAIPAMGGTERKMKPLLPRTDSYLVPIQLPLGGSLFLPSSSPAALATPPHAPSSSTPRSSGASKRVRIAPKVSQSNVSSVVVCASSFQDIKEEPVSMSVTPEAPEALPCKTRLQENSSSRRKQRLVLPATEEPVLLYPDSTLFDSGVVSDVSTFQDTHDLEPQLSCKPNPDSPNREYTFKTPIKSSHPSSSTPSKLPTVLEPWRITPVRKGGVLDFSPIRTPSGPQLTPQRHGHTPFSFNITPFKELPLFSSPRELLTCSRTSPRRSTPTCSRELLQEGAANRSLTEGFVLDTMNDSLSKILVDISFPNLEDDDLGMANISWSQFIPELK; translated from the exons ATGAGAGAGAGCCCAAGGAGACCCATTATCCTGAAGAGGAGGAAGCTGCCATTTCAGAAGAGTGGATCTGATGCAGGGTGTGATGAGGCAGATGGGCCGTGCTGCAAGACCACCCCGACCCCGTCCATCGCCCGCTGCTTCCCCGATGGCATCCGCATGATGGACCACCCCACCATGCCGGACACTCAGGTGGTGGTGATCCCGAAAGCAGCCGATCTGCAGAGCATCATCAGTGCCCTGACGGCCAAAGGAAAGGAGTGTGGCCCTCAGGGCCGAAACAAGTTCATCCTGCTCAGTGGCAGCACCAGTTTGGAGGAGAGCAAAACCCTTGGGTGTCTATCTACAGAACCCAAGGGCGATCTCCAGAAAG TGAAAAAGGAGACAGAGTGCTTCCCACTTGATGACAGTCTGACCAACATCCATTGGCTGGGAAAAATGAGCTCTGATGGGCTCGGATCTGAGTCAAACCAAAAATGCACCAGCACAGACAATCCAAGTGACTGTCATCAG CAGCCCAAAGCTCCAGAAAAGGAAAAGGACCCTCTGTCAGAGAGACCCCCATATTCCTACATGGCTATGATCCAGTTTGCTATCAACAGCAAGAAGAACCGACAAATGACCCTGAAGGAAATTTACACCTGGATCGAGGACCATTTTCCGTATTTCAGAAATGTTGCCAAACCCGGATGGAAG AATTCCATACGTCATAATCTCTCACTGCATGACATGTTTGTCCGGGAGACATCCCTCGATGGAAAGATCTCCTATTGGACGATTCGACCAGAAGCAAACCGCTGTCTTACTTTGGACCAAGTATACAAG CCTTTGGTTGGCCCAGTGACCCCCACTTGCCCTCAGATCCCACAAGTTGGTTTCATTCAA CAACAGAAGAGAGGTCCTCCGGAGCTAAAGAAAGCCATACCTGCCATGGGCGGCACAG AGAGGAAGATGAAGCCGCTTCTGCCTCGGACTGACTCGTACCTGGTTCCCATTCAGCTTCCTCTGGGTGGGTCGCTCTTCCTGCCCTCCTCCAGTCCTGCGGCTCTCGCCACTCCTCCACACGCTCCGAGCTCCTCCACTCCCCGCTCCAGCGGTGCGAGCAAGAGGGTCCGGATTGCCCCTAAG GTCTCACAGAGCAACGTGAGCTCGGTGGTGGTGTGTGCGTCCAGCTTTCAGGACATAAAGGAGGAGCCTGTGAGCATGTCTGTGACTCCTGAGGCTCCGGAAGCTCTGCCCTGCAAAACCAGACTGCAAGAAAACAGCAGCTCCCGCCGCAAACAGCGTCTAGTCCTGCCAGCCACCGAGGAACCCGTCCTACTCTACCCCGACAGCACTCTCTTTGACTCGGGCGTGGTCTCCGATGTCTCCACCTTCCAAGACACTCACGATCTAGAGCCCCAGCTCTCCTGTAAACCCAACCCTGACAGCCCAAACAGAGAATACACTTTTAAAACGCCCATCAAGAGCAGCCACCCTTCCTCATCCACACCCAGTAAGCTTCCCACAGTTCTGGAGCCCTGGAGGATCACTCCAGTCAGGAAGGGAGGCGTGCTGGATTTCAGCCCAATCCGTACGCCCAGCGGGCCACAGCTCACCCCGCAAAGGCACGGACACACGCCTTTCAGCTTCAACATCACACCTTTCAAAGAGTTGCCGCTCTTCAGCTCCCCTCGAGAGCTGCTCACCTGCTCCAGAACTTCTCCAAGACGCTCCACTCCGACCTGCTCCAGAGAGCTGCTGCAAGAGGGTGCCGCCAACCGTTCTCTCACCGAAGGCTTTGTCCTGGATACCATGAATGACAGCCTGAGTAAAATCCTAGTGGATATCAGCTTCCCCAACCTGGAGGATGATGACCTCGGCATGGCAAACATCAGCTGGTCCCAATTTATCCCGGAGCTGAAGTGA
- the LOC127956970 gene encoding forkhead box protein M1 isoform X2 gives MRESPRRPIILKRRKLPFQKSGSDAGCDEADGPCCKTTPTPSIARCFPDGIRMMDHPTMPDTQVVVIPKAADLQSIISALTAKGKECGPQGRNKFILLSGSTSLEESKTLGCLSTEPKGDLQKVKKETECFPLDDSLTNIHWLGKMSSDGLGSESNQKCTSTDNPSDCHQPKAPEKEKDPLSERPPYSYMAMIQFAINSKKNRQMTLKEIYTWIEDHFPYFRNVAKPGWKNSIRHNLSLHDMFVRETSLDGKISYWTIRPEANRCLTLDQVYKPLVGPVTPTCPQIPQVGFIQQQKRGPPELKKAIPAMGGTERKMKPLLPRTDSYLVPIQLPLGGSLFLPSSSPAALATPPHAPSSSTPRSSGASKRVRIAPKVSQSNVSSVVVCASSFQDIKEEPVSMSVTPEAPEALPCKTRLQENSSSRRKQRLVLPATEEPVLLYPDSTLFDSGVVSDVSTFQDTHDLEPQLSCKPNPDSPNREYTFKTPIKSSHPSSSTPSKLPTVLEPWRITPVRKGGVLDFSPIRTPSGPQLTPQRHGHTPFSFNITPFKELPLFSSPRELLTCSRTSPRRSTPTCSRELLQEGAANRSLTEGFVLDTMNDSLSKILVDISFPNLEDDDLGMANISWSQFIPELK, from the exons ATGAGAGAGAGCCCAAGGAGACCCATTATCCTGAAGAGGAGGAAGCTGCCATTTCAGAAGAGTGGATCTGATGCAGGGTGTGATGAGGCAGATGGGCCGTGCTGCAAGACCACCCCGACCCCGTCCATCGCCCGCTGCTTCCCCGATGGCATCCGCATGATGGACCACCCCACCATGCCGGACACTCAGGTGGTGGTGATCCCGAAAGCAGCCGATCTGCAGAGCATCATCAGTGCCCTGACGGCCAAAGGAAAGGAGTGTGGCCCTCAGGGCCGAAACAAGTTCATCCTGCTCAGTGGCAGCACCAGTTTGGAGGAGAGCAAAACCCTTGGGTGTCTATCTACAGAACCCAAGGGCGATCTCCAGAAAG TGAAAAAGGAGACAGAGTGCTTCCCACTTGATGACAGTCTGACCAACATCCATTGGCTGGGAAAAATGAGCTCTGATGGGCTCGGATCTGAGTCAAACCAAAAATGCACCAGCACAGACAATCCAAGTGACTGTCATCAG CCCAAAGCTCCAGAAAAGGAAAAGGACCCTCTGTCAGAGAGACCCCCATATTCCTACATGGCTATGATCCAGTTTGCTATCAACAGCAAGAAGAACCGACAAATGACCCTGAAGGAAATTTACACCTGGATCGAGGACCATTTTCCGTATTTCAGAAATGTTGCCAAACCCGGATGGAAG AATTCCATACGTCATAATCTCTCACTGCATGACATGTTTGTCCGGGAGACATCCCTCGATGGAAAGATCTCCTATTGGACGATTCGACCAGAAGCAAACCGCTGTCTTACTTTGGACCAAGTATACAAG CCTTTGGTTGGCCCAGTGACCCCCACTTGCCCTCAGATCCCACAAGTTGGTTTCATTCAA CAACAGAAGAGAGGTCCTCCGGAGCTAAAGAAAGCCATACCTGCCATGGGCGGCACAG AGAGGAAGATGAAGCCGCTTCTGCCTCGGACTGACTCGTACCTGGTTCCCATTCAGCTTCCTCTGGGTGGGTCGCTCTTCCTGCCCTCCTCCAGTCCTGCGGCTCTCGCCACTCCTCCACACGCTCCGAGCTCCTCCACTCCCCGCTCCAGCGGTGCGAGCAAGAGGGTCCGGATTGCCCCTAAG GTCTCACAGAGCAACGTGAGCTCGGTGGTGGTGTGTGCGTCCAGCTTTCAGGACATAAAGGAGGAGCCTGTGAGCATGTCTGTGACTCCTGAGGCTCCGGAAGCTCTGCCCTGCAAAACCAGACTGCAAGAAAACAGCAGCTCCCGCCGCAAACAGCGTCTAGTCCTGCCAGCCACCGAGGAACCCGTCCTACTCTACCCCGACAGCACTCTCTTTGACTCGGGCGTGGTCTCCGATGTCTCCACCTTCCAAGACACTCACGATCTAGAGCCCCAGCTCTCCTGTAAACCCAACCCTGACAGCCCAAACAGAGAATACACTTTTAAAACGCCCATCAAGAGCAGCCACCCTTCCTCATCCACACCCAGTAAGCTTCCCACAGTTCTGGAGCCCTGGAGGATCACTCCAGTCAGGAAGGGAGGCGTGCTGGATTTCAGCCCAATCCGTACGCCCAGCGGGCCACAGCTCACCCCGCAAAGGCACGGACACACGCCTTTCAGCTTCAACATCACACCTTTCAAAGAGTTGCCGCTCTTCAGCTCCCCTCGAGAGCTGCTCACCTGCTCCAGAACTTCTCCAAGACGCTCCACTCCGACCTGCTCCAGAGAGCTGCTGCAAGAGGGTGCCGCCAACCGTTCTCTCACCGAAGGCTTTGTCCTGGATACCATGAATGACAGCCTGAGTAAAATCCTAGTGGATATCAGCTTCCCCAACCTGGAGGATGATGACCTCGGCATGGCAAACATCAGCTGGTCCCAATTTATCCCGGAGCTGAAGTGA